Sequence from the Aquila chrysaetos chrysaetos chromosome 23, bAquChr1.4, whole genome shotgun sequence genome:
CTCCGTGCACATCGCGCTTTGCTGCTTGAGGGCGAGCGAGCGGGCTGAGGGAGGCGGCGGGCTGCCTGCGCGGGGGAGCACCGTTCACCCTCCATGCTGGCAAAGCCCCGGGGGGGCACAGACCAAATAACGGGGTACCAGCGAGCTGGGAAACACGGGGGTTAAAGGAGGGGGGGACACGACTTAATTCAGCATGTCCATTTCCCAGGGATATTGCTATTGGGTGCATCAAGCTCTGGCTGTATGTGGTGCCGGTGAAAACAGCACCAGAGGATCGAGATTAATTTCTGCTCAGGGTTTCTTCCAGTAGACTGGAAAGATAACTGGTTGTAGGAAGGCTGAAAGTAAGCTGGTTTGTGCTGGGATTGCAGCCCCGTGAACCGCATGGAAGAGCTGCGTGCCGTGAAGCTGAAGAGCCGCCTGGcaaacagctctgctttctgctggcgGCCGAGGGCACACACGCTCACGTTGCTTTTCCCGTGGGAAGCAGGACATCGAGCCACCGTGCCAAGTTGAACACAAGGTGGTGGTACTAAAATATTATCTGTGAATAAACACGCACGGCAGTTTTTAATCCTTAGAGTCCTGATAGGTAAATATGTATAATTTTCTGTCAgtagacaggaaaagaaagcacagagtaACTGACCAATTTACCCACTAAAACCTTAACACTTGGTGGTAGTTCtagcaggaaaacagagatCTCTTACTCCTTTGTGTGTCATGTGCTGCAGGCTTGAAATCGGTAGAGAAGAGAACTTACATAGAGCATTACTTATAAAAGCAGTTAAGAAAATGTACTGAGGTAAAGGATATAAGTACTGTTCTacttaaaaagagagaagaagaaaggaaaccaCTACCTTCCCGCAGCAGAAGCACCTGCTCCACTTTGCTGTTGGGTACGGCAAGATCCAGGGCACATCTGagttcagcatttctgcatttcGGGTTAGCACCATAGTCTGTCAGCAAGACAACTACCTCCACGCTGGATTTTCTCGCTGCCGCATGAAGCGGGGTGTCTAATCGCTTCCCCATGTTCACATTGGCTCCTTGAGTGAACAAGAGTACATGGTTAGatctgggaggcagcaggaacTGTCCGAACCTGCATCGCACAGGATGGTTTCCCCCAGTAGCCTCGACAAATGATGGGGATGGATGGCACACAGGCCTCCCTCATTTCTCTCAATAGCAGCAGTGCAGAACTCAGCAGGTCAAATACCTGCTGTGTAAAAGTCCTCGGAGCCACCGAACCCTGTCTGCGCTGGACAGAACTGAGCAGCTCGACCTTCAGCCCAATAGATGTTCAAAGCCTACCATATGCTCTGTAAATTTGTTAATAACATAAAATGTAACACACATTATGTTAATCTAATTAACGGGGTGGGGGATGGACGATGACCCTTTGGGTATCTCATTATGATAACTCTGGGAGCACAGCAGGGGAAATGCTTGCCCCAGGGTCACCAGGCACAGCAGGGCCACACTTCGAGCAGGAGTAAGTCAGCTAATGCACACCGACAGCAAAAATTTATGCTAGCTCATAGGCTGTTCCTGGACCCGCAGTGATGATTCTTTCAAGCAGCTTTACTGCTGTCTTCATCATCTACTGAGAAGCATGTGAAGTTAATGCTTAGTATGGCACTTTATCATAATCAAGGGTTGATTTTCGTCACCAATATTAGCCAGCATAGTCTGTGCTTCCTGTCGTCATTCTAGAAAactaaaagtattttattttcacattcagaCAGTCTCAGGGAGGTCTCTGTAATTAGGgctttttttactgaaaaaatcaTAAAGTCTTCATGAATGCAGGTGAAATTTTTAATAGCCTCAGATGAGTCTCACAGACTCGGGCTGCCCAAACACCCTTTGTGGAAATAACCCGTGATGTCTGCAGTGCAGAGGCAGCCTGGAGAGACCAGCCGTGCGGGCTCACCCCACCACAGCTCTCCCCCGGCCCCTTTTCCAGGTGTACCTAGCTCCAAAAGCTTTTTGACACAGTCTGTTCTCTGGTAGGTGCAAGCCACGTAGAGCGGGGTCCCGTGCTGCAGGTCTTCTTGGTCAATGTCAACCTCGTGGGCCAGAAGGATCTCCATGCACTCCCTGTGACCTGCGGAGAGAAGAAGGGCCGTTACTGAAGTGCTGCAGATACAGCCAGTGAGGCACAAGGGCTGGGAATAAGCCAAACCTATTTATCCATACCAGTACagacaaagtttttttttaaaaaaaaaaaaaatttaacatcaATAAAAGATGTATTCTTCAGTCATTGTTAGCTTCACTCACAGCCTGAACGTTACCTCTCTTGACCGCTTCGTGAATGGGCGACGCAAGGTGGTTCCTGAGCTGCGGCTTGGCTCCGAATTCGAGCAGCATGTTGACACAGGCCACGCTGCCACTGCAGCAGGCATTAAACAGAGGAGTGATCCCATCAATGGTGACTGCATTGACCTGGAACAGCAAGACACGCTCAGGATAATCTGATTTAAGAGGAATGCCCTTGCAGCGTGCCTCGTGTGCACGCCAGAAATGCACCAGAAAAAGATGcttgtttaatttcagaattgATTTTGTTAACAGCTTTCAGAGTTATGTGTTGTGGCACAACATATAGAACATTCTCCTTTGAGGCCTGCCTGCTTTCCCACATAGCTAGCGCCATAAGGCGGCAACACTGCCTACTATGAATGCTCCTCCTAGAGTTGCTCAGAAAAcgcagatttttaatttttttttatgtggaCAGCTTGAGTAGCTTCAATCCCCTGCATTGCAAAGGGGGTGGAGCACCAGCGTAGAAATACCTTAGCACACACAATTTAACTAGCAGGATATTTTGCCTTTAAAGCGGAGAAAGGCAGTGATGTTTAAGGACCTACTGGTTTATTCCGGGTAATTCAGCAGCGGACCATCTGCAGTTGATACCGTCCTAGATATCACTTGTCCTTTCTCATTTGAACTACCAACTTGTTTACGATGCTGTACGAGTTAACCCCTTTTCCCACAAGGTGCCCCTGCTCCTCGGTGCCTCCTCTGCTTGCTCACCTTCATGGAAAACCAGCGGCAGGAACAGATCTGGCTGGAAAACCATCGTGACGGGGCCAGGAGGTGGGCAAGCCAGCACGCTATGGGGAGATACCAGGTACCACAGCACAGGGGACATGTGTCTGCTCAGATTTTGGAGCCCAAAGTGCAGCTTGCTCTTGTGAAATTGCAAAGCTCCAACTAACACGCTGTTTCAACAGCATCATCACTACGGATCCCAGACTCTTCCTTGatcttcttcccctcctgctaTTTGCTGAGCTAAACTATCCCTCATCCTGCACAgcttcaaaaccagcacaaagtAAGAAACAGATGTGCCTTGGGGGTATCTGCATTTCAGACAGATTACATGCTGgagccctgcagcccagcactgcgTCCCACCTCCCCACAGTCTCATCGAGCAGAtgtggctggagctgctgcaggcactggGCGTCTATCAGCATCACTTCACAACAGGGCCAGCGATTCAAGCAAGCTGAAAACCAAGGGTAAGCAAGGAGATaagtgaaggaggaaaatgacCTCTTTGGTTTCCCTCTCTGCTGGGCATTGGTTTAACTGgtaaaagaggaaagaatggCAAGACAGCTGTTGAGGAGTAAATGggttggtaaaaaaaaaagaaataaagagcaCGGCAagaaaggagagcagcagaatGGCACATCTTCTCCCACAAGTTAGACAACAGCCCATTGAATTTATTTATGAACAGAGTGGGGtgaaagcaaaaaccaaaaaaacatcAGAACTACGTATTATACCAGGAATAGGCTGATGTCTTAGGAAAGCAACAGGTAGTTCAGAGACGATTCTCTCAGGTATAAAAAGGCAATGCCATTAATATACCCAAATCAAGTAAAACTGAGCAGAAAGGggttttcctttcatctttctAAGGGATTGAAATTTGGCACTCAGTTCGGGAAGttaacaaatgcattttcttctgcagaggaTAGCTTGATTGCCTGTCTTGGTGTTGCTCAATTTCTTGCCATACAAATTGTACTTGAAAACCCAGCTGAATGAAATGTAGTCTTAAATACTTCATCCATTCCTGTATCTCCATTGTTAACATGTATTGTACCTTAGGTCCAACTGggggaaaagttattttattagcagataaaatgtttcattgctTCAAGCACATCTTTTTACTTACGTGAGACTCCCAAACCATCCCACAGAAAACCAGAGGCAATCCCAGTGATCGTTacgggggggaaaaaagtaattttcttcaagGTTATTTTCACCTAGCACCTCTCATTCCTTTTCCATCAATCGCGACTACGTTTCACATACAGAGggagaacaaaacagaataacGGGGTGACCCGAGCAGCCACTGGGGGAAGGCAAATCCATCACCCGTGGCAACAAAGCACCCTTTTTTTGCCCCCCGGTTCTGCCCGAGATGCTCCCgtctgcctgcagcctggcccTGCCACGAAGGCGGCCCGCCCCACCTCCCCGCCGACGCAGGGAGCGTCCGTGGTCCAGACGCCCGCATCCCTGGGGCTCACCTGAGCGCCGTTCTCCAGCAGCACCTTGGCGCAGGCGACGTGGCCGCCCAGGCAGGCCTCGTGGAGAGCCGACGCGCGGTCTGTCGTCACCAGGTTCACGTCGAAACCCTGCAACGCAGGGCGGGGGGCGTGAGAGGGAACCCCTGCCCGAACCACGCGGCTCCCCCGCGGCCGGCGCGGGTGCCAAGGGCGGCCGGACCACGGCAGGGGAGAGCCGCGTCTCTGGGTGTGTGTCCGGGGAAGGTAAACGGGTTGGATTAATGCCGTTCGGGGCTTCGGTGCTCGTCCCCAAAGGCGGCAGCTGGCGATGGGGTTAAAGAGGAGGCCAGGACAAGCCGTGCCTTCTATTTCTAGCTCTTTACAAGGCACGGTCAATCACGGACATCACGTTTCTCTAGCTGATAAAGGCGGCATTACCTTCCCTGTTAAGTAAAAGTCCGGCACCAGGAGCTACGGCCAGTGGGATTCACCTCCCTGAACGGGGACGCCTCTGGCAGAGGTATCAGCAGCTCGGCGGGAGCCCTCGGCTCCTTCAGTGGGGAGAAACAGGCT
This genomic interval carries:
- the ASB11 gene encoding ankyrin repeat and SOCS box protein 11 isoform X1, with the protein product MEGSSILHAFTNIYFAIFALFCFKLLIKISLALLTHFYIVKGNRKEAARIAEEIYGIVPGSWADRSPLHDAAFQGRLLSLKTLIAQGFDVNLVTTDRASALHEACLGGHVACAKVLLENGAQVNAVTIDGITPLFNACCSGSVACVNMLLEFGAKPQLRNHLASPIHEAVKRGHRECMEILLAHEVDIDQEDLQHGTPLYVACTYQRTDCVKKLLELGANVNMGKRLDTPLHAAARKSSVEVVVLLTDYGANPKCRNAELRCALDLAVPNSKVEQVLLLREGPASLAQLCRLCIRKHLGRSCLYAVHKLHLPEPLENFLLYR
- the ASB11 gene encoding ankyrin repeat and SOCS box protein 11 isoform X3; protein product: MEGSSILHAFTNIYFAIFALFCFKLLIKISLALLTHFYIVKGNRKEAARIAEEIYGIVPGSWADRSPLHDAAFQGRLLSLKTLIAQVNAVTIDGITPLFNACCSGSVACVNMLLEFGAKPQLRNHLASPIHEAVKRGHRECMEILLAHEVDIDQEDLQHGTPLYVACTYQRTDCVKKLLELGANVNMGKRLDTPLHAAARKSSVEVVVLLTDYGANPKCRNAELRCALDLAVPNSKVEQVLLLREGPASLAQLCRLCIRKHLGRSCLYAVHKLHLPEPLENFLLYR
- the ASB11 gene encoding ankyrin repeat and SOCS box protein 11 isoform X2; the encoded protein is MSLTTVKGRSAPYGNYICHTFQGGSWADRSPLHDAAFQGRLLSLKTLIAQGFDVNLVTTDRASALHEACLGGHVACAKVLLENGAQVNAVTIDGITPLFNACCSGSVACVNMLLEFGAKPQLRNHLASPIHEAVKRGHRECMEILLAHEVDIDQEDLQHGTPLYVACTYQRTDCVKKLLELGANVNMGKRLDTPLHAAARKSSVEVVVLLTDYGANPKCRNAELRCALDLAVPNSKVEQVLLLREGPASLAQLCRLCIRKHLGRSCLYAVHKLHLPEPLENFLLYR